From Bacillus sp. FSL K6-3431, the proteins below share one genomic window:
- a CDS encoding rhamnogalacturonan acetylesterase, with product MENNNQIQLFIAGDSTVSDCPPNEEPRAGWGQVIGSYFSDDVKVNNHAVGGRSSNSFIKEGRLEQIVKCLKTGDYLFIQFGHNDQKSFGTEPYSTYQSYLAQYIDGAREKGATPILITPMHRRTFDDKGKIVNSLGDYPKAMIDLAKETNVLIIDLWGKSKLLYESLGPKACKKLFIWFEPDEQSNYPEGIRDDTHFCEEGAILLADIIVTAVKEYIPELSRFLEIRKGDMN from the coding sequence TTGGAGAATAACAATCAAATTCAACTATTTATTGCGGGAGATTCAACAGTGTCCGACTGTCCACCTAATGAGGAACCAAGAGCTGGATGGGGACAAGTAATCGGATCCTATTTCTCAGACGATGTGAAAGTGAACAATCATGCTGTTGGAGGAAGAAGTTCTAACAGTTTTATTAAGGAAGGTCGATTGGAACAGATAGTAAAGTGCTTAAAAACTGGAGATTATTTGTTTATTCAATTTGGCCATAATGACCAAAAATCGTTTGGAACCGAGCCTTATAGTACGTATCAGTCATATTTGGCTCAATATATTGATGGTGCACGTGAAAAAGGCGCAACTCCAATCCTAATTACACCGATGCACCGTCGCACCTTTGATGATAAGGGTAAGATTGTTAATAGTTTAGGAGACTATCCGAAAGCAATGATTGACTTGGCAAAAGAAACCAATGTATTGATAATAGATTTATGGGGGAAATCGAAGTTGCTTTACGAGTCGCTCGGGCCTAAGGCATGTAAAAAATTATTCATTTGGTTTGAGCCAGATGAGCAATCTAATTATCCAGAGGGAATCAGAGATGATACACATTTTTGTGAAGAAGGGGCTATACTGCTCGCGGATATAATTGTAACGGCTGTGAAAGAATATATTCCAGAGTTATCCCGTTTTTTAGAAATAAGGAAAGGTGATATGAATTGA
- a CDS encoding GntR family transcriptional regulator, with translation MKNKIKREIQSGELLLGDRVLSEEELMKQFNISQITAKNALSAT, from the coding sequence ATCAAAAATAAGATAAAAAGGGAAATACAAAGTGGAGAATTACTTCTTGGTGATCGTGTACTATCTGAAGAGGAATTAATGAAACAATTTAATATCAGTCAAATTACTGCTAAAAATGCATTAAGTGCCACATAA
- a CDS encoding alpha/beta hydrolase, with product MTILLWEKEAPYADGKTTEDRPHLVPYIVNDNENHAAVVICPGGGYLRRADHEGEPIAKWLNSLGISAFVLHYRVAPYTHPAPLLDAQRAISLVRHRADEWNIDKDRIGILGFSAGGHLASTAATLYDFQDGASEDEIDKESSRPNIAILCYPVISFNRYIHEGSMNNLLGDQADQKLKKYLSSENNVSESTPPVFLWHTADDASVPVGNALVFADALSEKNIPFELHIYQSGRHGLGLAEDEPDVSTWTNTCEVWLNKQGF from the coding sequence ATGACTATTTTATTATGGGAAAAAGAAGCTCCATATGCTGATGGTAAAACAACTGAAGACCGACCCCACCTCGTTCCGTACATCGTGAACGATAACGAAAATCACGCTGCTGTCGTTATTTGTCCAGGGGGTGGATATCTTCGACGTGCTGATCATGAAGGTGAACCTATTGCCAAATGGTTAAATAGTTTAGGTATTTCAGCTTTTGTCCTTCATTATCGTGTAGCACCATATACGCATCCTGCACCACTACTAGATGCACAGCGAGCGATTAGCCTAGTACGCCATCGCGCTGATGAATGGAATATTGACAAAGATAGAATTGGTATCCTCGGATTTTCAGCAGGGGGGCACTTAGCTTCAACTGCTGCTACTCTTTATGATTTTCAAGATGGAGCATCTGAGGATGAAATTGACAAAGAAAGCAGTCGCCCAAATATAGCTATTTTATGCTACCCAGTTATATCTTTTAATAGATATATTCATGAAGGATCAATGAACAATCTCCTCGGAGATCAAGCTGATCAAAAGTTAAAAAAATACTTATCTAGTGAAAATAACGTATCTGAAAGTACACCCCCTGTTTTTCTTTGGCATACCGCCGATGACGCGTCTGTTCCAGTTGGGAATGCCTTGGTTTTTGCAGACGCATTAAGTGAGAAAAATATTCCGTTTGAATTGCATATCTATCAAAGCGGACGCCATGGACTTGGATTAGCCGAGGATGAACCAGATGTTTCCACTTGGACTAATACATGTGAAGTTTGGCTTAATAAACAAGGGTTTTAG
- a CDS encoding glycoside hydrolase family 88/105 protein — MTTITNKKSPLYWAQKTSDTVMARFTPTELPPARRWHYHQGVFLCGMNLVYDKTGDKKYFEYYKAYVDQLIDEDGNLLFARDELDSIQAGLLLFPLYEATGDKRYKLAAKRLRNLFNTLNLTSEGGFWHKDKYSYQMWLDGLYMGGPFALQYAKNFEDPELISMVIHQERLMRSHTKNEENGLYHHGWDEKAQQPWALPDGKAPEIWGRALGWYGLAVIDMIDLLPEDHPQKADWIIFIQEYVGNLVKFQDEKTGLWYQIIDKGDRENNWLETSATSLFVYVIAKAVSKKYVGVEYGENAKRGFDGLIEYKIVESATGEVTIKDIVIGTSIGVYDYYITRERSENDLHGAGAFIMACMEVEKLTSVCVGVNQ; from the coding sequence TTGACTACAATAACTAATAAAAAGTCACCTTTGTATTGGGCACAAAAAACATCTGATACGGTAATGGCAAGATTTACTCCAACAGAATTACCACCAGCGCGCCGATGGCATTATCACCAAGGTGTCTTTTTATGCGGTATGAATTTGGTATACGATAAAACAGGCGATAAAAAGTATTTCGAATACTACAAAGCTTACGTGGATCAACTTATCGACGAAGACGGCAATCTATTGTTTGCAAGAGATGAGCTTGATTCTATTCAAGCAGGATTATTACTATTTCCATTATATGAAGCGACAGGTGATAAAAGATACAAACTAGCAGCTAAAAGACTTCGAAATTTATTCAATACGTTAAATCTGACGAGTGAAGGCGGATTTTGGCATAAAGATAAATATTCTTACCAAATGTGGCTAGATGGTTTATATATGGGTGGTCCATTTGCATTACAATATGCAAAAAACTTTGAAGATCCTGAGTTGATTAGCATGGTTATTCATCAGGAAAGATTAATGCGTAGTCATACAAAAAATGAAGAAAATGGTTTATACCATCACGGATGGGATGAAAAAGCTCAGCAGCCATGGGCTCTGCCAGATGGAAAAGCGCCAGAAATTTGGGGAAGAGCACTTGGATGGTACGGTCTCGCAGTGATTGATATGATCGATCTATTACCAGAAGATCATCCGCAAAAAGCTGACTGGATCATATTTATTCAAGAGTACGTTGGAAATCTTGTTAAATTTCAGGATGAAAAAACGGGTCTCTGGTATCAAATTATTGATAAAGGGGATCGAGAAAATAATTGGCTGGAAACTTCTGCGACAAGTTTATTTGTATATGTCATTGCAAAAGCTGTTTCCAAAAAATATGTTGGAGTGGAATACGGGGAAAATGCAAAACGAGGCTTTGATGGCTTGATTGAATATAAGATAGTGGAATCTGCTACTGGTGAAGTGACTATTAAGGATATTGTGATTGGTACTTCGATTGGTGTGTATGATTATTATATTACACGTGAACGTAGTGAAAATGACCTGCATGGTGCAGGTGCTTTCATTATGGCTTGTATGGAAGTGGAAAAATTAACATCAGTCTGTGTAGGAGTGAATCAATAA
- a CDS encoding sugar phosphate isomerase/epimerase family protein, whose protein sequence is MNIGIRAHDIENRPLEELVLEIAGKGLTSVQLALGKSFPEVNTKLGSLSPGLAHHFGRAFQKSDVQIAVLGCYINMIHPDLDERLKLLERFKEHIRYARDFGCSIVGTETGNINAKMGYTVDNFQEKPFLDVVESVKELVEEAEKFGVIVGVEAGVNHPVYTPKLMKRLLDLVDSNNLQVIFDPVNLLTAETYKKQEEIFHEAMDLFGDRIVIVHAKDFVIENGKLAFTAVGKGLLDYDAVMKLIKPKKPHINFLMESTTEPYIDDSIAFLREKYENA, encoded by the coding sequence TTGAATATTGGCATTAGAGCACATGATATCGAAAACCGTCCATTAGAGGAACTTGTACTGGAAATTGCCGGAAAAGGATTAACTTCTGTTCAACTAGCATTAGGGAAGTCATTTCCAGAAGTAAATACAAAGCTTGGAAGCTTGTCTCCCGGCCTTGCTCATCATTTTGGCAGAGCATTTCAAAAAAGTGATGTCCAAATTGCTGTCCTCGGCTGTTATATTAATATGATCCATCCAGATCTTGATGAACGTCTGAAACTGTTAGAAAGATTTAAAGAACATATTCGATATGCAAGAGACTTTGGATGTAGTATTGTCGGAACGGAAACAGGCAATATCAACGCAAAAATGGGCTATACAGTAGATAATTTCCAAGAGAAGCCGTTTCTTGATGTGGTGGAGAGTGTAAAAGAGCTTGTAGAGGAAGCTGAAAAGTTTGGTGTGATTGTCGGAGTTGAAGCAGGTGTGAATCATCCTGTCTATACACCGAAGCTAATGAAGAGACTATTGGATCTCGTTGATTCAAACAATTTGCAAGTCATATTCGATCCTGTCAATCTACTGACTGCTGAAACATACAAAAAACAGGAAGAAATTTTCCACGAAGCGATGGACCTTTTCGGCGATCGGATCGTCATAGTTCATGCTAAGGACTTTGTCATTGAAAATGGCAAGCTAGCATTTACAGCAGTCGGAAAAGGGCTGTTAGATTATGATGCAGTGATGAAGTTGATTAAACCGAAAAAACCACATATTAATTTCTTAATGGAAAGCACAACCGAGCCATATATTGACGATAGCATCGCCTTTCTACGTGAAAAATATGAAAATGCTTAA
- a CDS encoding glycoside hydrolase family 43 protein yields the protein MTTFKNPIIPGCYADPSICRVGDDYYLIASTFEYFPGVPIFNSKDLVNWRQIGHVLDRPSQLNLDGTPNSKGIYAATIRYHKGIFYMITTFVESATGERRNFFVTAENPEGPWSDPYWLEDCPGIDSSLFFDDDGKAYITANRRPPSGQDYPKHMEIWMQELDLETKQLVGEKYSLWDGALKQIHAQEAPHIYKVEGMYYLIIAEGGTGFTHSVTIARSESITGPYEGSKTNPILTHRHLGRDYPIANIGHADIVETQNGEWWMVCLGSRPYGGKYRNLGRESFLVPFIWENSWPVVNPGKGIVEMEGVRPHLEEKRWQAEAACDHFDSDTLGMQWNFIRTPREDFWSLGKRLGHLRLYAKPETMTEEVNPSFIGRRQQHINFAVRTKMEFQPNNEQEVAGLVLLQNQDFQYRLEIAKSEIKLIKRESGKEQILAAHDFNKSEVFLKVEAYGQNYQFYFAENAEQWKILYGNADGRILSTDVAGGFVGTYIGMFASSNGFESTNYVDIDYFEYIGLT from the coding sequence ATGACAACTTTTAAAAACCCGATTATACCAGGATGTTATGCAGATCCTTCTATTTGCAGGGTGGGTGATGATTACTATTTAATTGCTTCGACGTTTGAATATTTCCCTGGCGTTCCTATCTTTAATAGTAAAGATCTCGTTAATTGGCGACAAATTGGCCATGTGCTAGATCGTCCTAGCCAGTTGAATCTTGATGGAACACCAAACTCAAAAGGAATCTATGCTGCAACCATTCGCTACCATAAAGGTATCTTCTATATGATTACGACATTTGTTGAGAGTGCAACAGGAGAAAGAAGAAATTTTTTTGTCACAGCTGAAAATCCAGAAGGTCCATGGTCTGATCCGTATTGGCTAGAAGACTGTCCAGGAATTGACTCTTCATTATTTTTTGATGATGATGGTAAGGCTTATATAACGGCGAACCGAAGACCTCCAAGTGGGCAGGATTATCCGAAACATATGGAAATTTGGATGCAAGAGCTAGATTTGGAGACAAAACAACTTGTTGGTGAAAAGTATAGTCTCTGGGACGGTGCATTAAAACAAATACATGCTCAGGAAGCGCCACATATTTACAAGGTGGAAGGGATGTATTATTTAATAATTGCTGAAGGCGGAACAGGGTTTACGCATTCTGTGACAATTGCTCGAAGTGAATCAATCACAGGTCCGTATGAAGGTTCAAAAACAAATCCGATTTTAACACATCGACATTTAGGTAGAGATTATCCTATTGCCAATATTGGCCACGCTGATATTGTTGAAACGCAAAATGGTGAATGGTGGATGGTATGTCTAGGTTCCCGGCCATACGGTGGCAAATATCGTAATTTGGGAAGAGAGTCATTTTTAGTTCCTTTTATTTGGGAAAACAGCTGGCCAGTTGTCAATCCGGGAAAAGGGATTGTAGAAATGGAAGGAGTTCGTCCTCATCTAGAGGAAAAAAGATGGCAAGCTGAAGCTGCCTGTGACCATTTTGATTCCGATACTCTTGGGATGCAGTGGAACTTTATTCGAACGCCACGTGAGGATTTTTGGTCATTGGGAAAACGACTGGGACATCTTCGTTTATATGCAAAGCCTGAAACAATGACTGAAGAAGTGAATCCAAGTTTTATAGGCAGAAGACAGCAGCATATTAATTTTGCAGTGAGAACAAAAATGGAATTTCAGCCAAATAATGAGCAAGAGGTAGCAGGTCTCGTTTTATTACAAAATCAAGATTTTCAATACAGGCTTGAAATTGCAAAGTCGGAAATTAAATTGATTAAAAGAGAATCGGGAAAAGAACAAATTCTTGCGGCGCATGATTTTAATAAATCTGAAGTCTTTTTAAAAGTAGAGGCATATGGGCAAAACTATCAATTTTATTTCGCGGAAAATGCTGAGCAATGGAAAATACTATATGGGAACGCAGATGGCCGAATTTTAAGCACAGATGTCGCCGGCGGCTTTGTTGGTACATATATTGGGATGTTTGCAAGTAGTAACGGGTTCGAAAGCACGAATTACGTTGATATTGATTATTTTGAATATATCGGGCTTACATAA
- a CDS encoding helix-turn-helix domain-containing protein, producing MKTHKSTNFFYKMITFISILSIVPVIIVGIFSFIRSSDLIEEHVANEKQQSVYQIQTNIEQILKTVDHSLTHFATSSHIKQALREPLITEQFQLYNQLREELSHQQTFDTRVSDVVLISYPHRWLINNYGLQRLSEKQAAGIQSTYASIAIESTWMFEESKQPLYKKLAGASCQYHVSLVKNIPLTSANKTGIAFANIPTCSFQNILSQISESERIIILDSNSTVIGHTDKKEIGKRYNDTNILQLLEKSTSDTDTGQFNSKLNDTDYKITYRKSIYNNWTYLSLVKLSDLSKQSSSIGWFTFFTCFILASLSLIVALVGSNRIYRPIKRLQDVVLPSFTIKDDKKPRNEFDIIESQVQYMLKHNDHLEETLQSQVSQLKQFFILRLLDGKVNIEELPGKLKSFGYDQDFKQFSVFALQIDTLENTGFANKEEDVLLFVINTMIEELIPSTHRMTPIVKNNAQITILLSRHDTKEQHIYYLNNIAETIKKKVKEDLNIPISIGISEPFNDIAMCKHAYKESLEALKYTLKFGTDSVIFFESLERGQTFHTYFPKQIENELFDAIKISDKEKVDELLDQLLTAIFEKDLNHLQYQIAIVRFLNNLIELMQTLGIDVLELEDNRSMFEKIHELKSFAEVRSWFVEMIISPLMNKIEQRSESQYKNISDNIIHIIQEEFDTDITLDIIAARLHYNPNYLSSVFRKEMNISFSEYLSMYRLNSAKKWLLETDMSVKEISERLNYNNPQNFIRSFRKSEGTTPGKYRETKKAF from the coding sequence ATGAAAACGCATAAATCTACAAATTTTTTTTATAAAATGATTACTTTTATAAGTATTTTAAGTATTGTGCCCGTCATTATTGTCGGCATTTTTTCTTTCATAAGGTCCTCAGATCTAATTGAAGAACATGTAGCCAACGAAAAACAGCAAAGCGTTTATCAAATACAAACAAATATAGAGCAAATTTTAAAAACAGTCGACCATTCTTTGACTCATTTCGCCACCTCTTCCCATATAAAACAAGCTCTCAGAGAACCATTAATAACAGAACAATTCCAGTTATATAATCAACTGCGGGAAGAATTGAGTCATCAACAAACGTTTGATACACGAGTCTCTGATGTCGTTTTAATCAGCTATCCACATAGGTGGCTCATTAACAATTATGGATTGCAACGGTTATCTGAAAAGCAAGCTGCAGGAATTCAAAGTACATATGCATCAATAGCTATAGAGTCTACATGGATGTTTGAAGAGAGCAAACAACCTTTGTATAAAAAACTAGCGGGCGCCTCTTGCCAGTATCATGTTAGCCTTGTTAAAAATATACCTTTAACGAGTGCAAACAAAACAGGTATCGCATTTGCTAATATTCCAACATGTTCATTTCAAAATATATTAAGTCAGATTAGCGAGTCAGAAAGAATTATTATATTGGACAGTAACTCAACTGTTATTGGTCACACTGATAAAAAGGAAATAGGTAAAAGATATAATGATACTAATATTTTGCAGTTATTGGAAAAATCTACTTCTGATACAGATACAGGGCAGTTTAACTCAAAATTAAATGACACCGATTACAAAATAACTTACCGAAAATCTATTTATAATAATTGGACTTATTTATCCCTCGTGAAACTAAGTGATTTAAGCAAACAGTCCAGTTCAATTGGCTGGTTTACGTTTTTCACTTGCTTTATTTTAGCTAGTTTATCGTTAATCGTCGCTCTCGTTGGATCCAATAGAATATATCGTCCAATCAAACGTCTTCAAGATGTGGTTCTTCCTTCATTCACTATAAAAGATGATAAGAAACCGCGTAATGAGTTTGATATTATAGAAAGCCAAGTGCAATATATGCTTAAACATAATGATCATCTAGAGGAAACGCTTCAAAGCCAAGTGAGTCAATTAAAGCAATTTTTCATACTTAGATTGCTAGATGGAAAGGTAAATATAGAGGAACTTCCAGGAAAACTAAAGTCATTTGGTTACGATCAAGATTTCAAACAATTTAGTGTATTCGCTCTCCAAATCGACACACTTGAAAACACAGGATTTGCTAATAAGGAGGAAGATGTTTTATTATTTGTCATAAATACGATGATAGAGGAACTTATTCCAAGCACACATCGCATGACCCCTATCGTTAAAAATAATGCTCAAATTACCATACTTTTGAGCAGGCATGATACAAAAGAACAGCATATTTACTATTTAAATAATATCGCCGAAACCATTAAGAAAAAAGTGAAAGAGGATTTGAATATCCCTATCAGTATTGGAATAAGTGAACCTTTTAATGATATAGCTATGTGTAAACACGCATATAAAGAAAGTCTTGAAGCATTAAAGTATACTTTGAAATTCGGAACTGACTCGGTGATCTTTTTCGAGAGTTTAGAAAGAGGACAAACATTCCATACGTATTTTCCAAAACAAATTGAAAATGAACTATTTGATGCGATTAAAATTAGTGACAAAGAAAAGGTCGATGAATTGCTCGATCAACTACTTACAGCTATTTTTGAAAAAGATTTAAATCACTTACAATATCAAATTGCAATTGTCCGTTTTTTAAATAATTTGATTGAATTAATGCAAACATTAGGAATCGATGTATTAGAATTAGAAGATAATAGATCGATGTTCGAAAAAATCCATGAACTCAAATCATTTGCTGAGGTACGAAGTTGGTTTGTAGAGATGATTATTAGCCCGCTAATGAATAAAATTGAGCAACGTTCCGAATCGCAATATAAAAATATCTCTGACAACATTATTCATATCATCCAAGAAGAATTTGATACAGATATTACACTCGATATCATTGCAGCAAGACTTCATTACAACCCGAATTATTTAAGCAGTGTTTTCCGTAAAGAAATGAATATATCTTTCAGCGAATATTTGTCCATGTATCGATTAAATAGCGCAAAAAAGTGGTTATTAGAAACGGATATGTCTGTGAAAGAGATCTCCGAAAGGCTCAATTATAATAACCCACAGAACTTCATCCGTTCTTTCCGAAAAAGCGAGGGAACAACACCTGGTAAATACCGGGAAACTAAAAAAGCATTTTAA
- a CDS encoding YesL family protein: MKLGGFDGLFFRSCEVISRLAYVNALWFLFTVIGLGVFGIAPATVALFTINRKWMMGETDVPIFNTYWKVYRKEFLKSNLLGLALIIAGFILYVDLAYLPTEGFVYTIIRYAIIAVSFVYLIVLLYIFPVYVHFNGNLKNYFKFALVYGLSYPHFTFMMIIGAMLLYTGLNFVPGIIPFFSICLLAYMIMWIALQVFKRVENNITEKQQKLEVIKEEV, from the coding sequence ATGAAATTAGGTGGATTTGATGGATTGTTCTTTCGAAGTTGTGAAGTTATCTCGAGACTTGCCTATGTTAATGCCCTTTGGTTTTTATTTACTGTAATAGGACTCGGTGTGTTTGGGATTGCGCCTGCAACGGTTGCTCTTTTCACCATTAATAGAAAATGGATGATGGGAGAAACAGATGTACCAATATTCAACACCTATTGGAAAGTATACCGAAAAGAATTTTTAAAATCGAATCTCCTTGGCTTAGCATTAATCATAGCAGGCTTCATTTTATACGTAGATTTAGCCTATCTACCAACAGAAGGATTTGTATATACCATCATTCGATATGCAATTATTGCTGTTAGTTTTGTTTACTTAATTGTTTTGCTATATATTTTCCCCGTTTATGTTCATTTTAATGGGAACTTGAAAAATTATTTTAAGTTCGCATTAGTATACGGGCTATCGTATCCGCATTTTACGTTCATGATGATTATCGGAGCCATGCTTTTATATACAGGTCTGAATTTTGTTCCAGGTATCATTCCGTTCTTTAGTATATGTTTGCTTGCATATATGATTATGTGGATTGCGCTTCAAGTCTTTAAAAGAGTTGAGAACAATATAACAGAAAAGCAACAGAAATTAGAAGTTATTAAAGAAGAGGTGTAG
- a CDS encoding Gfo/Idh/MocA family protein, which yields MKRRFAVCGVSNRAMSMFIQPLLSDFAATNQVVGLLDSDLHRVDICLEKFPELVDVQSYKDDQFDQMINETKPDVIIVVSRDDTHIDYILKALANDIDVITEKPMVTTSEDAVKVLEAEKKSKGKVTVAFNYRYSPFHRKIKEMVLEGKIGRVTSVDLNWYIDTYHGASYFKRWNRNRDFSGGLSIHKSTHHFDLVNWWIDQYPEEVFAYGALNYYGPNSELNPDPTTDNRYCGTCHVQNDCDYYMRWNPRTLQSSVKDDHLKMGEDNDKQYTGYRPDACIFDSEIEIEDTYTATVKYNKGALLSYSINFSLPFEGYRLAINGTKGRIETQEWHAPSRVPFEVPEQTIDYYPLFGSKEVIHVVQTPGGHGGGDPILLNDIFLGVDPRRDYEILAGAEAGAYSIAVGEAVWKSAKENHPVSIKELLKIKQKI from the coding sequence ATGAAAAGAAGATTTGCAGTATGTGGTGTAAGTAACCGGGCAATGAGCATGTTTATTCAACCACTTTTATCTGACTTTGCAGCAACAAATCAAGTAGTAGGTTTATTGGATAGTGACTTGCATAGAGTGGATATATGCTTAGAAAAATTTCCAGAATTGGTAGATGTTCAAAGCTATAAAGATGATCAATTTGATCAAATGATCAATGAAACAAAGCCAGATGTGATTATTGTTGTGAGTAGGGATGATACACATATTGATTATATTTTAAAAGCTCTAGCTAACGATATTGATGTCATTACGGAGAAGCCGATGGTTACTACATCAGAAGATGCTGTCAAAGTTCTTGAAGCGGAAAAAAAGAGTAAAGGTAAAGTAACTGTTGCATTTAATTACCGATACAGTCCTTTTCATCGAAAAATCAAAGAAATGGTTTTAGAAGGAAAGATTGGACGTGTGACTTCAGTTGACTTGAACTGGTATATAGATACATATCACGGTGCTAGTTATTTTAAACGTTGGAACCGTAATCGCGACTTTTCGGGAGGATTATCTATCCATAAATCTACACATCATTTTGATCTCGTCAATTGGTGGATCGATCAATATCCTGAGGAAGTATTTGCCTATGGAGCATTGAATTATTATGGGCCGAATAGTGAGTTAAATCCAGATCCTACTACTGATAATCGATATTGCGGAACATGCCATGTTCAGAACGATTGCGATTATTATATGAGATGGAATCCACGTACATTACAGTCATCCGTGAAAGATGACCATCTGAAAATGGGTGAGGACAATGATAAGCAGTATACTGGATATCGTCCAGATGCATGTATTTTTGACTCTGAGATTGAAATCGAGGATACATATACGGCTACAGTAAAATATAATAAAGGTGCCCTATTAAGCTATTCTATTAATTTTTCATTACCATTTGAAGGTTATAGATTAGCAATCAATGGAACGAAGGGAAGAATTGAAACACAGGAATGGCATGCGCCAAGTCGGGTTCCATTTGAAGTACCTGAACAGACCATTGATTATTATCCGCTGTTTGGTTCAAAAGAAGTGATTCATGTAGTACAAACACCTGGTGGTCACGGTGGGGGAGATCCAATTTTACTTAATGATATTTTCTTAGGTGTAGATCCGCGCAGAGATTATGAAATCTTGGCCGGTGCTGAAGCTGGAGCTTACTCCATTGCTGTTGGTGAAGCTGTATGGAAATCAGCAAAAGAGAATCATCCTGTTTCCATAAAAGAGTTATTAAAAATAAAGCAAAAGATATAA